The Bacteroidota bacterium genome contains a region encoding:
- a CDS encoding tetratricopeptide repeat protein, with protein sequence MTKLNSIYCLIIIVAMASCSNDAKKNAPEKVSEAMYIQQIDSMEKLLYANPDAGFNKVAAQKTVNVYANIVKDYPTTKLAADYLFKAGEISSSLNHSQEAIGFFKTVYENYPDFKKASYCLFLQAFIYENQLHQLGQAEQLYREVIKKFPDERISQDAKACIDNLGKTDEELIKEFEAKNKKSS encoded by the coding sequence ATGACTAAATTAAACAGTATTTATTGCCTTATAATTATCGTTGCTATGGCATCTTGTTCGAACGATGCGAAGAAAAATGCACCTGAAAAGGTGAGTGAAGCCATGTATATACAACAGATTGATTCGATGGAAAAATTGTTGTATGCCAATCCCGATGCAGGATTTAATAAGGTTGCTGCGCAAAAAACGGTGAATGTGTATGCTAATATTGTGAAGGATTATCCGACGACGAAGTTGGCAGCCGATTATTTATTTAAAGCAGGCGAGATATCCAGCAGTTTGAATCATTCGCAAGAAGCAATAGGTTTTTTTAAAACGGTATATGAGAATTATCCTGATTTTAAAAAGGCATCCTACTGCTTGTTTTTACAGGCCTTTATATATGAAAATCAATTGCACCAATTAGGTCAGGCAGAGCAATTGTATCGTGAAGTAATAAAGAAATTTCCTGATGAAAGAATTTCTCAAGATGCAAAAGCCTGTATTGATAACTTAGGTAAAACAGACGAGGAATTGATTAAAGAGTTTGAAGCCAAAAACAAAAAAAGTTCTTAA
- a CDS encoding peptide deformylase, protein MILPIVAYGDPVLKKVAKEIDKDYPKLKELIDNMFDTMDNAHGVGLAAPQVGKSIRLFIVDASPFEDKEPELKDFVQVFINPVILEETGEEWAFNEGCLSIPGIREDIMRKPIIVVQYYDEHWDFYEEEFSGLAARVIQHEYDHIEGKLFTDKLNPLKKTLIRGKLNDISKGKVDVDYGMKFPVKK, encoded by the coding sequence ATGATTTTACCGATAGTAGCTTACGGCGACCCCGTATTAAAAAAAGTAGCGAAAGAAATTGATAAAGATTATCCTAAATTAAAGGAGCTAATCGACAATATGTTTGATACCATGGACAATGCGCATGGTGTAGGATTGGCAGCACCACAAGTTGGCAAGTCGATCCGTTTATTTATTGTAGACGCATCGCCTTTTGAGGATAAAGAACCGGAGCTGAAGGATTTCGTGCAGGTATTTATTAATCCGGTGATACTAGAAGAAACAGGAGAGGAGTGGGCTTTTAATGAAGGATGTTTGAGTATTCCCGGTATTCGTGAGGATATTATGCGTAAGCCTATCATTGTTGTTCAGTATTATGATGAGCATTGGGATTTTTATGAAGAGGAATTTAGTGGACTGGCTGCCCGTGTAATTCAACACGAATACGACCATATTGAAGGGAAATTATTTACCGATAAATTAAATCCATTAAAAAAAACACTTATCCGTGGTAAGCTCAACGATATCAGCAAAGGCAAAGTAGATGTGGATTATGGGATGAAATTTCCGGTGAAAAAATAG
- the ruvX gene encoding Holliday junction resolvase RuvX — protein sequence MARILAIDYGGKRVGIAVTDTLQLISNGLDTVPTKEIFVFLKNYFAKEAVECVVVGEPKRLNLSDSHSTEMTEKFVKEFKNRFPTMKVERMDERFTSKMAFQAMIDGGVKKKDRQNKETVDKVSATLILQSFMEHLKFINQQNKPE from the coding sequence ATGGCGCGCATTTTAGCGATTGATTATGGTGGGAAGCGTGTAGGAATAGCTGTTACAGATACTTTACAGCTAATTTCAAATGGGCTGGATACCGTTCCGACCAAAGAGATTTTTGTTTTTTTGAAAAACTATTTTGCGAAGGAGGCTGTTGAATGTGTAGTGGTGGGTGAACCTAAACGGTTAAACCTAAGTGATTCACATTCGACAGAGATGACGGAAAAATTTGTAAAAGAATTTAAGAACCGTTTCCCGACAATGAAAGTGGAACGTATGGATGAACGCTTTACGTCAAAAATGGCATTTCAAGCGATGATTGATGGAGGAGTGAAAAAGAAGGATCGTCAAAATAAGGAAACAGTCGACAAAGTTAGCGCAACCCTTATTTTACAGTCCTTTATGGAGCATTTAAAATTTATAAATCAGCAGAATAAGCCGGAATGA